A region of the Cannabis sativa cultivar Pink pepper isolate KNU-18-1 chromosome 3, ASM2916894v1, whole genome shotgun sequence genome:
ATATTTTATGCCTGCAGAGATGTAACATACAATAATTTAGTGGGAAGTATTCCTTCTTGGGTAAACAATCAACAAAATTTAGACATGTAAGTTTCTTTGACATTTCTTAGTTTGTACCTCAATTTGTGTGTTATGCTTGTTTTACCATAAAGTACAACtagtcttaattaattttatacgtCACTTTGTTGATGCAGTAACTTGGTTGGAAACAATTTTACAATAGATAATTCAAACAACAGGTAAATTTTTCATCATGCAACATAGAAAAATCAATATTCATATTCACTAAGTGAAATTTATTGAGTAAACTACTTTATTATTGCTTTGTGTTATCAGAACTCTTTTTACAAAATTGAACTGCCTTCAAAAAAATTTCCCATGTAATCGAGATCGTCCTCTCTGTAAGTATAATTAGAACAATTTATGTTGGTTATTTCTGATAAAGTCTTTAGCTAAATGTCATATGTTTTCATTTTCTTCTGCAGATTATAACTTTGGCATTAACTCTGGTGGTAATGAAATTAGATCTTCTACTGACAATCTTGTGTATGAAAAAGATGATGAAGCTCTTAGTCCAGCTGCTCATTTTGTCACCAGCTCTGAGAGATGGGGAGTAAGCAATGTTGGACTTTTCGCAGGGAATAGCAATGCTACCTATACAAGTAATTCATTATCTCAATTTCAAAATACTTTAGACCCTGAACTATACCAAACTACAAGGCTTTCTGCTTCATCATTGAGATACTATGGTCTGGGGCTTCAGAATGGAAACTACACTGTCAAACTTCAGTTTGTAGAAACTGCTTTCGACTATCCTAGCAGCTGGAAAAGTTTGGGCAGGCGtatgtttgatatttttatcCAAGTAATTAATGACAGCCTAATTGTCTTGTCCCcaagaatattttcaatcttttttttcAACATTAATGTTCCATCAACTGAATTGTTCTTGCTCTTTATGTCTACCTTATTTGTGTGCAATTATGATAGGGAAAGCTTGAAATAAAAGATTTTGACATCAGAAAGGAGGCTGGTGCAGTCTCTCTCCGAGCAGTCCAGAAGGAATTTAAGGCTCGGGTTTCAGAGAACTACCTTGAAATTCATCTTTATTGGGCTGGGAGAGGAACTTGTTGCATACCAGCTCAAGGTACTTATGGACCATCCATTTCAGCCATCAGTGCTACTCCAGGTAACCAATCTAACATGGTTTCATATGACTTCTTTTTTGGATGATAAATAAAGTCATTCTAAAGaagttatttttcaaattaaaaaaagtagAAACTTAGTCAAACTGTGCCGATCATAGAGTTGAATAGTGTTGTTTGGAGGCAGATTTCGAACCTACAGTTAGTAACATTCCTCCAAGCAATAAGAAGAATCGAACTGGTTTGATTGTGGGGATCATTGTTGGGGCTGTCACTTTCATCCTTTTGTCTGTTGTAGTGGCCTTTTATGTTGTTCAGAGAAGAAAGAAGTCTCAAATGAATGATGATGAAGGTCagcattttttttcttgtatgtTTCACATTAGTTGGTCCTAATTGAAAGAGAAATTAATGATCAGGAAAGTATGATTATTGTATTGTGATATGCAGAGTTCTTGGGGATGGATGTTAAGCCATTCACTTTTGGTTATGCTGAACTAAGGACGGCCACAAATGATTTCGATTCCTCAAATAAGTTGGGAGAAGGAGGATTTGGACCTGTCTACATGGTATATATCATATAAGCTCATTGGAAATATAGAATGCAATAAAATTCTTTTTGACAATTCTTTTGGTATAACTAATAATAGGGAACACTTGAAGATGGAAGAGTAATTGCTGTGAAGCAATTGTCAGTGACTTCTCACCAAGGAAAGAGCCAGTTTGTGGCTGAGATCGCCACGATATCTGCAGTGCAACACCGAAACCTGGTCAAATTATATGGATGTTGTATTGAGGGAGAGAAAAGACTTCTTGTTTATGAGTATTTGGAAAATAAGAGCCTTGATCAAGCACTATATGGTATGAGAATAATGCATTTGTTGCTTATACAAATAACACTAACTGTATTTTAAGAACCAAAAGCTATACTAAACATAACAAATAATGTAACTATCATGATCAGGTAAGAAAAGTTTGAATCTGAACTGGTCAACACGGTTTGACATTTGCTTGGGCATTGCAAGAGGTCTTACTTACCTTCATGAGGAGTCACGGCTTAGAATTGTACACCGAGATGTCAAATCCAGCAACATTCTTCTTGACTCGGATCTCATTCCTAAAATATCTGATTTCGGTTTAGCCAAACTTTATGATGATAAAAAGACTCATATAAGTACAAGAGTTGCAGGAACTATGTAAGACTTTTTCTTTATAATTGAACTTTGTTATGTTTTGTGCTTGTCTTTTCACTGAACTTTTACATTTGTGCTGCAGTGGTTATCTTGCACCTGAATACGCCATGCGTGGACACCTTACAGAGAAAACAGATGTCTATGCATTTGGAGTTGTGGCATTAGAAATCGTTTCTGGCAGACCAAATTCAGACTCAAGCTTAGGTGAAGAAGGAGCTTTTCTTCTTGACTTGGTACTAAAGCCTTTGCCTTTTCTCATGTCTcatataatatttaatgaatTCTAATCTTAGCAAACACAAATTTCACATCATTCATATAGTTCACTAGGCTTGGAATCTAAATGAACATAGATTTTTTATAACATGTCATTTATATAATGCCATCTTACTTTATCAACTTCAAATCTCTTCATACATTTTATCAATAGGCTTGGGATCTACATGAAAAAGACCGTGAAATCGAACTTGTTGATTCAAAACTATCAGAATTTGACGCTGAAGAAGTGAGGAGAACTATAGGAGTAGCTTTTTTATGCACTCAAACATCACCTGTAGCTCGCCCATCAATGTCAAGAGTGGTGGCAATGCTTTCAGGAGACACTGATGTGAGCACTGAAGTTTCGAGGCCTGGTTACTTAGTTGATTGGAAATTCAACGATGTCAACACCTTAATGAGTCAAATTGAACAAGGGACAACTGATCCTACCTTGTATGACTCATGTTCAAGTACAAGCATAGTAGCAGATGCAATGCCATCACAAAGAGAAAGACAAACTCATCCAATGCTTCAAGACAATGGTCAGTGAAGTTGATGGAGCAAGGGCTTGGGAGTGAAACTAACAGCCCTTGTTATGAAGTTATGCTTTTCTGTTTATGAACAGAGTTACACCTTATTTTTGTTCTGTTTATCCTTGCTTATTTATTTGTGTCATAAAATTTGAACTGAGATAATCTGGTTTGGGGGTTGAGAATGGAAACTACACTGTCCAATCTCAATTAATAGTTACCAACTTTCTTGTTATGatgtttgaaaataaaaaaacaagacTCAGTTTACCTACTTTAGTTACCAATAAATAAAGTACAATCACCAACtttctattttgaaaataaaaccaATATTAACTAATGTCATGGGAGTATAATCAATATTCATGACAGGcacaaataaagaaataaacaatGTAGAATGGGGAGATATACAATGTGAAGCACCAGAGTCCAAAACCCATGTAGAAGATGACATACCTAAAATGCTAGTGGATGGTTGACCTACAAAAGAAGAGACAGACATGACATTATTAGGTTTAGTAAGGAACTTATGAAACTACTCTGAGAGAGCAGCAAAATCATAAGAGCCAGATGGAGGAACATTTGCAGCAATACTAAATTGTGGAGGTTGTATTTGGTTGTAAAGCAGTGGTTGATTATCCATATGAGGAGGTTTAGATTGATTTTTCTGTTGTTTTTTAGCACGATTCGCAAACTCAGGACACTGATCTTTTCAATGACCTTTCTATTTGTAGCTCATCAATCTCAAATTTTGTGTGAAATTGTTCTCTTCGGGAGGAAATAGTGTAGTAGAATGCCATTCCTTGACATAGACTTGAGACAAATTTTATATGTTAACAATTCATTAACCACAAAATCAACTGAAGGAAGAGCAATGCAATATAGAACCATGAAGTATATATCCTCAAAATCACTACAAAGAGCCAGTAAAAATTGAACCAACCATTGTTCCTCCCTATGAGTGATATAAGGTGCAAAAGCACGTTACTCATCTGATTTGGTGAGTGCCAAATTCAGACTCAAGCTTGGGTGAAGAAAAGACTTATCTTCTTGAATGGGTACTAAAACTAGATTCTTTTCTAAATAAATTTCTGTTACCAAAAGTTCAATAACATTATTGTGGACGATGTCCCACatggaataaatggtagagattgagccatatataagaacatggactactccactcattgccaattggttttgagatggaaccccatgattctcaacatggtatcagagccatatcccttATCCAATCCGTATACGGTTCAAGATTGATGAGCAAAAAAATAGCCATCATCTTACCAATTGGTTTTgatatggaaccccatgattctcaacaaacATTATGAATTCAACAGGGAAGAAGTGAGGAGAACCATAAGAACAGCTTTCTTATGCACTCAAGCATCACCTGCAGCTCGTCCATCAATGTCAAGAGTGGTGGCAATGCTTTCAGGAGACACTGGAGCACTGATGTTTCGAGGCCTGGTTACTTGGTTGATTGGAAATTCAACGATGTCAGCACCTTAATGAATCAAATTGAACAAGGGACAACTCATCCTACCTTGTATGAATCGTGTACAAGTACAAGCATTGTTGAAGATGCAATGCTATGACAAAGCGATAAGCTAACCCATCCAATGCTTCAAAACATCAACAACTAGCCAAGTTGATAAAGATGTTTCATAAAATTGGATGGACTATGCCTATGATTTTCTGTTTATGAACAACTCAAGTATGAGTTGCAcctcatttttgttttgttcatGTTTAGTACTACTCCATAGTTTTGTTTGTATAATAGGATATTGATTCTATGAATCAACCTTGTCTTGTACTTGGTAGGATATTAGAAATTTCATCTAATATAATTAAGCTTAACCTATTTTGATGAATCCATCATCTCTTATGTCTTAAGTTTTACAGGCTAGACATTTTTCAAGTACATGTTTTCTACAAGGTAATTACTGCTTATAGGGGTTAAAAATGTCACAACCACCCTATGTAAAAGTTGGATTTTGAttggaaaagaaaaaagtaaagaaaatgattgaaaaaagaaaagttaaaaaaaaaatcccatctTTGGTCTAGAATGAAAAATTGTACGACAAAAAActtgatttaataaaaaaaaattatagctgaaaatttttttttttttacatttttcttatgggtaaataccattttggatcctctgttttacaaaagttaccaattagaccctgtgttttgttaaatgacaaaatggaccatgtattttctaaaatagtacaaataggaccctgaattgattttttgtcaaaataaagtttaattataatctgatctaaaagtactatatgacaaaactatttacattttttgtatctgttcgtattaagcattgtcttcaagttggttgtattaaaaaaaagtcatcaaaaattaagctcaaggtcctatatttactattttagaaaatacagggtccattttgtcatttaacaaaacacagggtccaatctgtaacttttacaaaacacagggtctaaaatggtatttttacatCATAATTTAGGACATCTATTTTTAATAAAGTGAGTTATATTATACATTTGTATTACTTATTTGTATCTCTATTAGAGATGTTTTAAGGGCTAGTTTAGTACGTTATATTAGATTGTattacaagaaatgtcacttttgccagcacatttttgtgctgacaaaagttagtattgcgctggtaaaatagaatttacctaTGATGTATTGGTAAAaggggttggcaaatcaatgttggtattagaacttttgctagcataaaataaaaagtgctgGCAAAAAAGACTTTTCCTAGCGCGtaaatgtgctggtaaaagttagattttagccgcTGCAAATGttcgctggtaaaactttgatctctttgccagcgcagtttgtgaaatgtgctggtaaaagtaaattacttttaccagcacagtagcgaactgtgctggtaaaagtgacatttcttgtagtattatattatattaaattagattatatcatatttttttatgtaatactattttaaatttaaatttatactaaaatattatatatttaagtacTTATAACAATCAataccatatatataatttcttataaaaatattacataaaatacaatttaatataatattatataacatGAATAAAATTGTTCAGCAGTAGCTGCTTCTTTcatcaattagtttatttaactcgaaaaaataaagttaaaagtGGGAACAAATTCATAACGACCATTGCCATGTGAATACGGCGTCGTTTAGATTCAAAAATCGAGAAAATGTACCATTTGACACGTGTGAAGACACGAAGTTAAGCTGAGTAGATTTACAGCCGTTGATCTTGCTCAAAACCACTAAACCGTTAGATTTGCAGCACGTGTCTTGGAGTCACACAAAAATTTCTGGTACGTAAAAGCcgtcttctttctcttcctcctGAGTTTTCTACCTGTTCTTCCACTTCCTCTTCTGTAATTAGCTGAAACCCTCCAAAAATTTGCTTGATTTTCACTATTTGTTAGTTTAAAAACTCAAAAAGTTGAAGCTTTCAGCTCAAAACGAAGTACCTTTACAGCAGGTATCATTATTTTGATCATATATATTCTGTtgtctatgtatatatatgtatattttaaagtCAAATTGGAGCTTTTTTTTCGGTATGTGACCATTTATGAGGATTTGTagtaaatttttgttttttggggagtttattaatttaattgttttttcttttattttagggTTTTTATTTAATGACTGAAAAATCTGAGGCTGAGGATCTTGACCTCAATTCCGTTGTCGTTTTAAGTGAGCTTACAAATGAGATTAATGGAGCTAATAACCAAGCAGGAGCTGTAATAATGGAGGTTGATACTTTGAATGGCGAAACAAACGAGGTCAGGGATGGTGGTGTGTCCAAGAAGAGTTTGGAGAGTGAGGTGAATGATGCTGAGAATGAGAAAATGGAAGATCTTTCTTCAAAGAAAGATGAAGGTACAGATTGTGGTGGAAATGTCGGGGTTTCATTGGATGAAGCCATTGGTGCAAGTGAAGCTGAAAAAgacaaagaaaaggaaaaagctTTTGATGATGAGGAAGAAAGAAATGAGGATGTGAAGAAAGGGGCTTCTGTTGTGGACCTTCCTAGTTCTAATGTTGATGAAAATTCGAGTGTTTATGAATGTGTTGAGGCTGCTGATTCTGTTTCTGATGTTGTTAAGCCTCAATCTCCTGGAACTACTGAATCTGCAGGGCATTTAATAGAGGATACTGTGGTTGGGTTGGAGAAGAAAGCTGAGCTTTTGCCCCAAATAGACAATGGGAAGGAACTACCTGAAAGGGTTCAAAAGGAGGAGCTGAATTTTGAAGTTCATTTAGAGGCACAGAGCAAGGAAGACATGACAAAGGCTTCCAAGAGTAGTGAGAATGAATCTAAATCTTCAAAAATCGTCAATGATTTAAGCCCACTGGTGTATTCTAGAGGAAATGTTAAGTCAGAAGCTGCCTTTAAACCGGAATTCGCTGTTGGTGATTTGGTATGGGGGAAAGTGAGGAGTCATCCATGGTGGCCTGGCCAGATTTGTGACCCTTCAGCTGCATCACGAAAGGCGAAGAAGCATTCGAAAAGAGATGGTTATTTGATAGCCTATTATGGAGATTATACATTTGCGTGGAATGATGTTTCTAGGATGAAACCGTTTCTTACACATTTCTCACAAATGGAGAAGCTAAGCAGTACTGAAGATTTCCATGATGCCCTCGATTGTATTTTGGAAGAGGTTTCAAGACGGGTTGAGTTTGGACTGGCTTGTTCTTGCATACCTGAAGAAGTATATGCCAACCTTAAAACTCAAATAATTATCAATGCTGGTTTAGAAGAAGATAAATGTAGGGTAGATGGTGGAGATAGGCTTTTAACTGTAGATTCATTTGAACCTATTAAGCTTGTTGAGTATGTTAAAGAATTGGCCCAAGTTCCTTGTGGTGTAACTGAGAAGCTAGAACTCACTATTGCTCGGTCACGGTTATTGGCCTTCAATCGCAGTAAGGGCTATTCCCAGCTGCCGGAATTCAATATGCTTGGTGGGCTCTTGGAGAATGATGCTGACATTTTGTTTTCTGGAAGGACACAACATTGCAGTGAAGTGATTGGGGCTGTTGATTTGCAACAAAAGGATGATAATGTTGATGCATCAATCTCTTataaagaaaaaccaaaaagtCAAGGCGAATCATCCCTTAAAAGAAAGCAAGTGTATGGCGATAGCGCACTTCCAAGTAAAAAGGAGAAAATAGTGAAGGATTTTGCTGATGAGAAGCATTTGACAACTCCTGTCAGAAAAAGTGGTTTGGAAAGCAAGCTTAGTAGTAAGAAACGTAAAGTGGGCGAAGTGATGTCTGAAGATTTGGCTGTGAATAAAAAGAAAACCATGGCTAGTGTGGATGATAACAATTCTCCACAGCTCCCAAAACCAACTTTCAGGGTAGGAGAGAGCATCCGCAGGGTTGCCAGCCAACTAAACGGGTCCAGTCCAATTCTTAAGAGTGGAGATGTCATCTGTAAAAGTAAAGCGAACATTTTGCCTGAAGAATCAAAACCCGAAAAGCTGGAAACCGAGGAGTGTCCTGATGATAAGCTGTCTCAGCTCTTTTTGGCTGCCAGGGATCCCAAGAGGGTAAACAACTCTTCCATGATCACTTTCTTTTCAGAGTTTAGGAGTACTGTTTCCTTAGGATTGCCCAGTTCAGAAATTGAGGCCTTAGGATTGCCCAGTTCAGAAATTGAGGAGTCTCTGGAGAAAGTGTTTGGTAGTAAGACTGTGAAAAAATTAACCAAGCGTGGAAGAAAATCTAACATGCCTGGATTCACTGAACTACCTTCACCAGAGATGATGAAAGAGTCCTACTGGTCTGATAGAATAGTTCGAAGCATTCCTGAGCCTGAAGATCGAAATGAAATTGAGGACCTTCTAGCTGCAAAATGTAGAGAGAAAAAGATTGACAACTCTGCCATAAAACCGCCACAAAATCCCCTTGAACAGCAAACTGATGATGAGAATATCGAAATGGAAGTGGAGAAGAGTGATAGTTTTATCGATGATAACTATCCAACAGCGCTGATTTTGAACTTCACAAACTTGGATTCGGTTCCTACAGAAACCAACTTGAACAAGATATTTAGCCAATATGATTCTTTGAAAGAATCAGAGACCCAAATCTTCAAGAAGAGCAGCCGTGCCAAGGTGGTTTTTGGTAAACGTTCTGATGCTGAAACAGCTTTCAGTAGTGCAGGAAAATACAGTACATTTGGACCCTCACTTGTGAGCTACCGCCTCAAGTATTTAAAATCAACACAACAAAGTAAAGCTTCTCCAAGTCCGAAGAAGAGGAGCAAAAAAGGGACTGAATCTGTTGAGGAGGGTGCAAATTTGATCCAACAAACTCAGAAAGTTGATGAAGATTGAACAATAATAAGTCATGCTACTTATGGTTTCATGGGTTTATAGAACCGAAGAGTGTCTTAGAGAGTGGAGATGAATTCTTTCCTAGGACAGTTCCCCCTGTTAGTTTAGTTCAGCCACTCAAGTCTACAACATGTTTATTTCTTTAGTTGTATGGCTTActgcttttatttttattttatttcacttTGTTACTACGGTTTTCCTCCGCCATAAGTGAGGCTCCCTAATTAATTTGGTAGGAGATCAAGCACCTTCTTGACCTTtgtctctttttcaaaaaaaaaatgctacttATGATTtcatatttgaaattatttgtttcttaaaAAAGATTACTTAATAGGAAGGATTAATGATTGGTTAGATGATGATTTGCAGAGTTCTTGGGGATGGATGTTAAGCCATGCTGAACATGTCTACAAGGTAATTTGTAAGTAACATGTTTTCAATGCATAATCATAAAAGCTCATGCATGTACTTTATTTTGAGTCTTATTGCTGACATTTTAATACAACCCTGTTTGTAGAGAACTAAAGAATATCAATATCATTTCATTGAAGGACTTAAAACTAGCCAATTTTCAATGGCTTATACCTGTATGGGCTATGAAGTTATACTCATTTCCTTTTAACACTGATCTGAGCTTCAACAAGTTAAATGGACAAATTCCAGACTCTCTTTTCAACATGACTAAACTTTTTgatttgtaatatatatattttttctagcTCCTTGATTGAATTATATCATGTTCTTCATGACACGGCTACTATATTATAATATCAGAGCAAagtataatattgttatttctaACCAGGTTGCTTGGAAACAATAACCTACATGGTACCTTGCCCAACAAAAGAGGGAATCTCTTCTCAATATGTAAGCTAATCACAAGAGTTATGGCAATGATTTTGAAATTGACACTCTTCTTAATTGTGATCTATATGTTTTATGCTTGCAGAGATGTATCGTACAATAATCAGGTAACCAAAGCTTGAATTTGAATTGGTCAATATGGTTTGACATTTGCTTAGGCATAGCAAGAGGTTTAGCTTACCTTCATAAGGAGTCAAGAATTCGAATTGTACACCGAGATGTCAAGTCCAGCAACATTCTTCTTGACTCTGATCTCGTCCCCAAAATGTCAGACTTTGGTTTTGCAAAACTTTATGATGATAGGACTCGTATAAGTACAAGACTCGCGGGAACCTTGTAAGACTTTCTTTAAGATAAGACTTTGTTTTGTGCTTCTTTTTTCACTCAACTTTTTCATTTTGGAGTTGTGGCATTAGAAATCCTTACTGGCAGACCAAATTCATACTCAAGCTTGGGTGACGAAAAGACCTATCTTCATGAATGGGTACTAAAActagattcttttaattttttatagagATATCTGTAGGAAGAAAACTCCAATGAACACACCCGAAAGCATTTCACAGAACTCAGTACCAACACACACACAAGAATTCAATGAATTTCTAAgcttttattctcttttaaaATGAGCTTATTACAAATGACATGAAGTAGTTAAGTCTGACAGCTCATTACAACACAATGACATTACTTAGTCACCAAATCTAACAATGTCATACTAAATGAACATAGACTTTTTAAGACTTCAATTgttctctattttattttttcatttctcATAATATCATTTTACATTATCAACTTTCTTATCTCTCCATACATTTTATCATTGTTTTTTAGCTCAATAGGCTTGGGATCTCAATGAAGAAGATTGTGAAATAGAACTTGTTGACTCAAAACTATCAGAAGAATTCAACAGGGAAGAAGTGAGGAGAACCAAGAGAATAGCTTTCTTATGCACTCAAGCATCACCTGCAGCTCGTCCATCAATGTCCAAAGTCGCGGCAATGCTTTCTGGAGATACTGATGCGGGAGGCACTGAAGTTTCGAGGCCCGGTTATTTGGTTAATGAGACAGATTGAACAAGGGACTGATCCTATGCTATATATATGTACAAGTACAAGCATGGTTGCAATGCCATCATCAAGCCATAATAATCCAACTCATCCAATGCTTCATTACATCAATAATGAGCTGTGAGGTTGATAAAGATTGTTATTACAaatcaaaaatacaaattagtTGCATTTGAATGAAACTAACAACACTTGTTATGTATGTTCATGTTTAGTTAGTAGTCTTCATAGTTTTGATTAGTTTTGTATACCAATTCAAAGTAAAGTTGGGAGTTAATGTGATCTCTGATTTGGTAAAGTTGAGAAATTTCAATCCATGGTGGATGTGATCTACAAAAAAAGCATTATATAAATATTCTTAAAGGGGATAATTGCGGCATAAGTCCCCAAAAAGTCCAGTTTGATACAAATAAATcctcaacctcaaaaattggcggtGATAGTCCCTAAGGTCActatttttgtttgtccgttaCTACCTAAGTTAACTGTTCCGTTTGTGTATTTTAATATGCAACGTGTTGAAGTATTAGTGGTCTACATCATaattttaactaaaaataatttaaaaaataaaaaattaataaaaattaaaaacatcaattatttttttcattttttttttcagtttttttcagttttcttcttcatcttcttctatcTTCTTCTTATCTCCAGCCAACCTCGATCCCAACCCCTACCCAACCCACACGACAGACTGTAATGCTCCGGCTACCCTCGACCCAAATGGACTACCGAGAATCCAGAAACCCCCAAAGCTCTCTCAGTCTCCATCTCCTCAATCGTGCCGAGGTTGGGTTGTTCTTCCGCCATTGACGAAGCTTTGCCTTTCGTTGTCAAAAATGGAGGCCACCACCACAGATCTAGCCTTCACAGTCGAAGACCACCAAGAGTTCATCTCCTCCTCGAGATACACCACAGATCTGGCCTTTATGGTTGAAGGTGAACCTAGATCTATGCGAACCCAAATCCCCTCATTCTCCTTGTCGTCCCAACTTCGTCGTCGACCCAAGAGACTCCCAACAGGTTTCAAATATTCTAGTGAttgaacatattttttttaagtatgcATTTAGAATTGTTTGAGTGATTGagcattgattttttttttctgtaattGTTTGTGTAGATTTTTTTCTGTGAAAAAAGATGAGTTGTATATGTTTCTTAAGGAGGTGATTTTTTAGACTTAAAAATGGTTATTGATTTAGAGATTgagttgtatatttttttttaggaagATGATGAATTTTTGATTGCTGTTGTATATTGCTGTTGGAGAAGAAACTAAAAAAAGATGAATTGTATATTGCTATTGGggaagaaactaaaaaaaaaacagaaaaaaaatgaaaaaatattaatgtttttaatttttatattattttttaatttaaattatgatttGAACGAATAATATTTCAATACGTAGCATTTTTAACATACACAAACGTATCCGTTAACTTAGGTAGTAATGGACAAACAAAAATGGTGAggggtaaatagcggcataagtaccaaaagttttaagtttgtaagtggcataatcccaatgtttatttttagtggcataagtacccaatgtttgtaaaactgtaaattttctctaattttgtccGTACAAACACTGTTATTTTCTTAAACAAGCCACATATAAGGTCTAGATTCTTGATCATTGGGTCTAGACAGAAACGTGCAGTATCCGTTACTTCTAAATGTtcctttaataaatttaaaacggagTCTGTATTGACAAAACtgaagaaaaattacagttttacaaacattgggtacttatgccgctaaaaataaacattgggtttatgccgcttataaacttaaaattttggGTACTTATACCGCTATTTACCCTATCACCGCCAATTTTTGAAGTTGATGATTTATTTACATCAAAGGGACTTTTTGGGGGCAATTATCCCTTCTTAAAGAGACCAAATAAATTCGATGCCTCACCCATTATAGCAAGAGAATTTATTCATAACGGCactttaccattttttttaaactatttttacgtttttattttataattttcaattcaataaaacttaatttatataaatatcacttttgatttacacaaataaATTCTTCCTGCGTAtacaaatgaaaatgaaaagaatTCACATTAGCTAAcatgaaaaaagata
Encoded here:
- the LOC133035346 gene encoding PWWP domain-containing protein 5-like isoform X1 translates to MTEKSEAEDLDLNSVVVLSELTNEINGANNQAGAVIMEVDTLNGETNEVRDGGVSKKSLESEVNDAENEKMEDLSSKKDEGTDCGGNVGVSLDEAIGASEAEKDKEKEKAFDDEEERNEDVKKGASVVDLPSSNVDENSSVYECVEAADSVSDVVKPQSPGTTESAGHLIEDTVVGLEKKAELLPQIDNGKELPERVQKEELNFEVHLEAQSKEDMTKASKSSENESKSSKIVNDLSPLVYSRGNVKSEAAFKPEFAVGDLVWGKVRSHPWWPGQICDPSAASRKAKKHSKRDGYLIAYYGDYTFAWNDVSRMKPFLTHFSQMEKLSSTEDFHDALDCILEEVSRRVEFGLACSCIPEEVYANLKTQIIINAGLEEDKCRVDGGDRLLTVDSFEPIKLVEYVKELAQVPCGVTEKLELTIARSRLLAFNRSKGYSQLPEFNMLGGLLENDADILFSGRTQHCSEVIGAVDLQQKDDNVDASISYKEKPKSQGESSLKRKQVYGDSALPSKKEKIVKDFADEKHLTTPVRKSGLESKLSSKKRKVGEVMSEDLAVNKKKTMASVDDNNSPQLPKPTFRVGESIRRVASQLNGSSPILKSGDVICKSKANILPEESKPEKLETEECPDDKLSQLFLAARDPKRVNNSSMITFFSEFRSTVSLGLPSSEIEALGLPSSEIEESLEKVFGSKTVKKLTKRGRKSNMPGFTELPSPEMMKESYWSDRIVRSIPEPEDRNEIEDLLAAKCREKKIDNSAIKPPQNPLEQQTDDENIEMEVEKSDSFIDDNYPTALILNFTNLDSVPTETNLNKIFSQYDSLKESETQIFKKSSRAKVVFGKRSDAETAFSSAGKYSTFGPSLVSYRLKYLKSTQQSKASPSPKKRSKKGTESVEEGANLIQQTQKVDED
- the LOC133035346 gene encoding PWWP domain-containing protein 5-like isoform X2 codes for the protein MEVDTLNGETNEVRDGGVSKKSLESEVNDAENEKMEDLSSKKDEGTDCGGNVGVSLDEAIGASEAEKDKEKEKAFDDEEERNEDVKKGASVVDLPSSNVDENSSVYECVEAADSVSDVVKPQSPGTTESAGHLIEDTVVGLEKKAELLPQIDNGKELPERVQKEELNFEVHLEAQSKEDMTKASKSSENESKSSKIVNDLSPLVYSRGNVKSEAAFKPEFAVGDLVWGKVRSHPWWPGQICDPSAASRKAKKHSKRDGYLIAYYGDYTFAWNDVSRMKPFLTHFSQMEKLSSTEDFHDALDCILEEVSRRVEFGLACSCIPEEVYANLKTQIIINAGLEEDKCRVDGGDRLLTVDSFEPIKLVEYVKELAQVPCGVTEKLELTIARSRLLAFNRSKGYSQLPEFNMLGGLLENDADILFSGRTQHCSEVIGAVDLQQKDDNVDASISYKEKPKSQGESSLKRKQVYGDSALPSKKEKIVKDFADEKHLTTPVRKSGLESKLSSKKRKVGEVMSEDLAVNKKKTMASVDDNNSPQLPKPTFRVGESIRRVASQLNGSSPILKSGDVICKSKANILPEESKPEKLETEECPDDKLSQLFLAARDPKRVNNSSMITFFSEFRSTVSLGLPSSEIEALGLPSSEIEESLEKVFGSKTVKKLTKRGRKSNMPGFTELPSPEMMKESYWSDRIVRSIPEPEDRNEIEDLLAAKCREKKIDNSAIKPPQNPLEQQTDDENIEMEVEKSDSFIDDNYPTALILNFTNLDSVPTETNLNKIFSQYDSLKESETQIFKKSSRAKVVFGKRSDAETAFSSAGKYSTFGPSLVSYRLKYLKSTQQSKASPSPKKRSKKGTESVEEGANLIQQTQKVDED